The following are from one region of the Osmia bicornis bicornis chromosome 8, iOsmBic2.1, whole genome shotgun sequence genome:
- the LOC114881032 gene encoding transient receptor potential cation channel trpm isoform X2: MQFYVDMIDKTKSCRLATERSWIEATFQKRECSKFIPSAEDEHKFKQVQGDKNAEYDVITTSRCCCGYSYTHHCRAGIDVQSHTASNTKEKDREQWSPAKNTRPFPTDAYGTIEFQGGPHPTKAQYVRLAYDTRPEPIVQLLCREWNLGLPKLLITVHGGRSNFELQPSLKKVLRKGLLKAAKTTGAWIFTGGTNTGITRQVGDALLLEKSQRQGRVVSIGIAPWGILDKSHELVTRGGEVSYDCLSSPWSKYAVLNNRHAYFLLVDNGTGGRYGAEIVLRRRLEKYISNLKLQPYTHSSIPVVALVIEGGTNTIRSVLEYVTDVPPVPVVVCDGSGRAADLIAFMHKYASEGEGENGENEGPLESMREHLLDTIKRTFKVTAEQASQLYSELLQCTRKKHLITVFRITQDRPQELDQTILTALFKSKQLSPAEQLSLSLIWNRVDIARSEIFVYGQNWPPGALDQAMMQALQHDRIDFVKLLLENGVSMRKFLSIPRLEELYNTKEGPSNTLGYILRDVRPNIPRGYMYTLHDIGLVINKLMGGAYRSQYTRRRFRVIYTKVMKRSGGHPQHMHRNSCVLSSGNRYYSGSGSKQDSLTMSLLAETLPANRDTPLFDYPFNELLIWAVLTKRQQMALLMWQHGEEALAKALVALKLYKAMAHEAAEDDLETEVYDELRSYGKEFENIALELLDYCYRQDDDQTQQLLTSELQNWSGQTCLSLAVTANHRPLLAHPCSQIILADLWMGGLRTRKNTNLKVVLGLVCPFYITRLEFKSREELQLMPQTQEEHLIALEDEKEDSDSEHGVPTGPDVEKRHRRSLSVRNKSSSQQGAKLSSRKTSIYSVSESVPALISNEHTTTVAKDTIVQENGKVLTDNDDIIHRAYGISSDYYNDIKNSRPLRLKRKLYEFYTAPITKFWANAIAYMIFLVLFSYCILIHMDDHPSLAEIYAIAYICTLGCEKVREIATSEPATLSHKFSVWAWNMWNPCDAAAIIFFQIGLALRLRHSTLDVGRVIYCVDCIYWYLRILNILGVNKYFGPLVTMMGKMVKNMIYFVVLLTVVLMSFGVTRQAILNPNAEPKLRIIRDIFMEPYFMLYGEVYADNIDPDCGDEPGMIPCLPGRWITPAVMSIYLLVANILLINLLIAVFNNIFNEVNAVAHQVWMFQRFTVVMEYEQKPVLPPPLIVVCHIYLLVKYLLRYVTQGKTSTGETYDNGLKLFLEADDMERLYDFEEDCVEGYFREQELKLQMSTEERIKVTTERVENMHQKIEDIDKKENTQNASLQAVEFRIRKLEELNEQTLAHLGVIHRFMATHMPNIEGLSGLDVEGRQRRISERSEVLSETDSHTQLPSIAVKRKRLVRSLTDGTFLSLGQQLDDDMLKHSETVTSRENLSRNDSSVSGDGHTVQDDLKTTTSQETEVSRGDVEGDTVKKESQSDSKEASRELSGEASSRELSTDPSRQTSRELSRETSKDATSKEPSREASSEAPTSEPFRQDSSERPTRQSSRTRSESDDVMILPSGVARGVTWAEPRVAVIPSVSSTSSTQRSILLAMRAEYTSITDELESYCGLLSPPRTPPISPPPSRARNLSEMSNPEMAWQIENEHLRDAEECDYQQMEDLIQRRYIGDDEESLQGQDDASASPFFISNEHRHQLRRASAIDEESRRPPPTISVTREIEQTLSRPPIRDSEGSDPNDKNLSTVPAPASETMC, encoded by the exons ATGCAGTTCTATGTAGATATGATAGACAAAACCAAAAGTTGCAGACTG GCAACTGAACGAAGTTGGATAGAAGCAACTTTTCAAAAGAGGGAATGttcaaaatttattccaaGTGCTGAAGACGAGCATAA GTTTAAACAAGTACAGGGAGATAAGAATGCAGAGTATGATGTGATCACTACTTCCAG ATGTTGTTGTGGATATTCGTATACTCATCACTGCAGAGCTGGTATAGATGTTCAGAGTCATACTGCTAGCAATACCAAAGAAAAAGACCGCGAACAGTGGTCACCTGCCAAAAATACGCGTCCATTTCCAACTGATGCGTATGGCACAATTGAATTTCAAGGTGGACCACATCCAACGAAAGCACAg TATGTAAGGCTAGCTTATGATACAAGACCAGAGCCAATAGTACAGTTATTATGCAGAGAATGGAACTTGGGATTACCTAAGTTATTAATAACTGTACACGGTGGACGCTCTAACTTTGAACTCCAGCCAAGTTTGAAAAAAGTGTTAAGAAAGGGTTTATTGAAAGCTGCAAAGACAACTGGAGCATGGATATTTACAGGGGGAACCAATACAG GTATCACAAGACAAGTGGGAGATGCATTGTTATTAGAAAAATCTCAAAGACAAGGTCGCGTTGTAAGCATAGGTATCGCACCATGGGGAATTTTGGATAAAAGCCACGAGCTTGTAACTCGAGGCGGTGAAGTATCTTACGATTGTCTTTCGTCTCCATG GTCTAAATACGCAGTTTTAAACAATCGACATGCATATTTTTTATTGGTGGATAATGGTACTGGTGGCCGATACGGTGCTGAAATTGTGTTACGTAGAAGATTGGAAAAATACATTtccaatttaaaattacaaccat ATACACACAGCAGTATTCCTGTTGTAGCATTAGTGATCGAAGGAGGAACAAATACAATTCGTTCAGTTTTGGAGTATGTCACAGATGTTCCTCCAGTTCCTGTAGTAGTTTGTGATGGTTCAGGTCGAGCTGCTGATCTCATCGCCTTTATGCATAA ATATGCATCtgaaggagaaggagaaaatGGAGAAAACGAGGGACCATTAGAGAGTATGAGAGAACATCTTTTAGATACGATCAAGCGCACCTTTAAAGTAACTGCTGAACAAGCATCTCAATTGTATTCTGAACTTTTACAGTGTACACGTAAGAAGCACTtg ATAACAGTATTTAGAATAACTCAAGATCGTCCTCAAGAGCTGGATCAAACAATATTGACAGCTTTGTTTAAATCTAAGCAGTTGTCTCCTGCTGAACAGCTGTCTTTGTCTTTGATCTGGAATAGAGTGGATATAGCACGTAGCGAAATATTTGTTTATGGACAAAATTGGCCACCAGGTGCTTTAGATCAAGCCATGATGCAAGCATTGCAACATGATAGAATTGATTTTGTAAAACTCCTCTTGGAGAATGGGGTTTCTATGCGTAAATTCTTATCGATTCCACGGCTTGAAGAATTATATAATACC AAAGAAGGTCCTTCAAACACACTGGGCTACATTCTTCGCGATGTACGACCAAATATTCCACGTGGGTACATGTACACGTTACATGACATTGGTCTtgtgataaataaattaatgggTGGGGCATATCGTTCCCAGTACACTCGGAGAAGGTTTCGCGTGATCTATACTAAAGTAATGAAGAGATCCGGAGGGCATCCTCAGCATATGCATCGAAATAGTTGCGTTTTAAGCAGCGGCAATCGCTATTATTCAGGATCTGGTAGCAAACAAGATAGTTTAACAATGAGTTTGCTTGCTGAGACTTTACCAGCTAATCGTGATACTCCACTTTTTGATTATCCTTTCAATGAATTACTTATTTGGGCTGTGTTGACGAAACGTCAGCAAATGGCTTTACTGATGTGGCAACATGGTGAGGAAGCTCTAGCGAAAGCACTTGTCGCCCTTAAGTTATACAAAGCGATGGCACATGAAGCTGCTGAAGACGATCTTGAAACGGAAGTCTACGACGAACTACGAAGCTATGGGAAAGAATTCGAAAACATTG CCTTGGAATTGCTAGATTATTGTTACCGCCAGGATGACGATCAGACTCAACAATTATTAACTTCTGAACTTCAAAACTGGTCCGGTCAGACGTGTCTTTCGTTAGCAGTCACTGCTAATCATCGTCCACTTTTGGCACATCCTTGTAGTCAGATCATTTTAGCGGATCTGTGGATGGGTGGTCTTCGTAcaagaaaaaatacaaatttaaag GTTGTACTTGGATTAGTTTGTCCTTTTTACATAACACGTTTGGAATTCAAAAGTCGTGAGGAATTACAATTGATGCCTCAAACTCAAGAAGAACATTTGATCGCTCTTGAAGATGAGAAGGAAGATAGCGATTCAGAGCACGGCGTTCCAACTGGCCCAGACGTCGAG AAACGTCATCGCAGGAGCCTGAGTGTACGCAACAAATCCAGCAGCCAACAAGGCGCTAAG TTATCATCAAGGAAAACTTCTATTTATTCAGTATCGGAATCCGTACCG GCTTTGATCAGCAATGAGCATACTACAACTGTAGCAAAGGATACAATTGTACAAGAGAATGGTAAAGTGTTGACAGACAATGATGATATTATTCATCGCGCATATGGTATTTCATCTGACTACTACAATGACATAAAAAATAGCAGGCCACTGAGGCtgaagagaaaattatatgaattttaTACAGCTCCTATCACAAAATTTTGGGCAAATGCT ATAGCATATATGATTTTTTTGGTTCTCTTTTCATATTGCATTCTCATACACATGGATGATCATCCATCATTGGCAGAGATTTATGCGATCGCATACATTTGCACGTTAGGATGTGAAAAAGTACGAGAAATTGCCACCTCCGAACCAGCCACTCTTTCTCATAAATTTAGTGTATGGGCATGGAATATGTGGAATCCATGTGATGCAGCagctattattttttttcaaattggTCTGGCCTTACGTTTACGGCATTCTACTCTTGACGTTGGTCGTGTCATTTACTGTGTTGATTGTATTTATTGGTACTTAAGGATATTAAATATCCTTGGTGTAAATAAGTACTTTG GTCCGTTAGTTACCATGATGGGAAAAATGGtgaaaaatatgatatacTTTGTGGTACTTTTAACAGTTGTATTAATGAGTTTTGGAGTCACTCGACAAGCAATATTGAATCCAAATGCTGAACCCAAATTAAGAATCATAAGAGAT ATATTCATGGAGCCTTACTTTATGTTGTACGGGGAGGTATATGCAGACAACATAGACCCTGATTGTGGAGACGAGCCAGGAATGATTCCCTGCCTACCAGGGCGCTGGATCACACCTGCTGTAATGTCTATTTATCTTTTAGTTGCAAACATCTTACTAATAAACCTTTTGATTGcggttttcaataatatattcaatgagGTAAACGCGGTAGCACACCAAGTGTGGATGTTCCAACGTTTTACCGTTGTTATGGAATACGAACAAAAACCAGTTTTACCTCCTCCGCTCATTGTAGTTTGTCACATATATCTGCTGGTGAAATATTTGCTGCGGTATGTGACTCAAGGAAAAACAAGTACCGGTGAAACGTACGACAACGGGCTCAAATTATTCCTAGAAGCAGACGACATGGAACGCTTGTACGATTTTGAAGAGGACTGTGTCGAAGGTTATTTTCGTGAACAAGAGTTAAAGCTTCAGATGTCGACAGAGGAACGTATCAAGGTTACTACGGAAAGGGTAGAAAATATGCATCAGAAAATAGAAGACATTGATAAGAAGGAAAACACTCAAAATGCTTCGCTTCAG GCTGTGGAATTTCGTATCCGTAAATTGGAAGAGTTAAATGAACAGACATTGGCACATCTAGGAGTTATCCATAGGTTTATGGCAACCCATATGCCCAATATAGAAGGCTTGTCCGGTCTCGACGTAGAAGGTCGTCAGCGCAGAATATCAGAACGGTCAGAAGTTCTCTCAGAAACAGACTCTCATACACAGCTACCAAGTATCGCAGTTAAGCGCAAAAGGCTCGTGCGATCACTGACTGATGGTACGTTTCTCAGTTTAGGTCAACAATTAGACGATGACATGTTGAAACATTCGGAAACGGTTACGTCACGTGAGAACCTTAGCAGAAACGACTCTTCGGTAAGCGGAGACGGACATACCGTCCAAGATGATCTTAAGACAACAACGAGCCAAGAGACTGAAGTGAGCAGAGGAGATGTCGAGGGAGACACAGTAAAGAAAGAGTCACAATCAGACAGCAAAGAAGCCAGCAGAGAACTGAGCGGAGAAGCAAGTAGCAGAGAATTAAGCACAGATCCAAGTAGACAAACGAGCAGGGAATTGAGCAGGGAGACGAGTAAAGATGCGACAAGCAAAGAGCCAAGCAGAGAAGCGAGCAGCGAAGCACCAACATCAGAACCTTTCAGACAAGATTCTTCAGAACGTCCTACCAGACAGAGCAGTAGGACGCGTTCAGAATCTGATGATGTAATGATACTACCATCTGGAGTTGCTAGAGGTGTAACCTGGGCAGAGCCACGCGTTGCAGTAATTCCCTCAGTATCTTCAACGAGTAGCACGCAGAGATCCATTCTACTAGCAATGCGTGCTGAATACACCAGTATAACAGACGAATTAGAGAGTTACTGTGGCCTTCTTAGTCCACCTAGAACGCCACCGATTTCTCCTCCTCCTTCGAGGGCTAGGAATCTTTCAGAGATGTCCAATCCAGAAATGGCATGGCAGATTGAAAACGAACACTTAAGAGATGCTGAGGAATGCGATTACCAACAGATGGAGGACTTAATACAGAGGAGGTACATTGGAGACGATGAGGAATCCTTACAGGGACAGGACGATGCTAGTGCAAGTCCATTCTTCATATCAAACGAACATAGACACCAGCTTCGTAGAGCTTCAGCTATTGATGAAGAGTCGCGAAGACCTCCACCTACTATCAGTGTAACTAGAGAAATTGAACAAACTCTTTCGAGGCCACCGATTCGAGACTCTGAGGGCTCTGATCCCAATGATAAGAATCTGAGCACCGTACCTGCTCCAGCTTCGGAGACCATGTGCTAA
- the LOC114881032 gene encoding transient receptor potential cation channel trpm isoform X6 translates to MAIGSIICGSTTPRAKRKKAKATERSWIEATFQKRECSKFIPSAEDEHKFKQVQGDKNAEYDVITTSRCCCGYSYTHHCRAGIDVQSHTASNTKEKDREQWSPAKNTRPFPTDAYGTIEFQGGPHPTKAQYVRLAYDTRPEPIVQLLCREWNLGLPKLLITVHGGRSNFELQPSLKKVLRKGLLKAAKTTGAWIFTGGTNTGITRQVGDALLLEKSQRQGRVVSIGIAPWGILDKSHELVTRGGEVSYDCLSSPWSKYAVLNNRHAYFLLVDNGTGGRYGAEIVLRRRLEKYISNLKLQPYTHSSIPVVALVIEGGTNTIRSVLEYVTDVPPVPVVVCDGSGRAADLIAFMHKYASEGEGENGENEGPLESMREHLLDTIKRTFKVTAEQASQLYSELLQCTRKKHLITVFRITQDRPQELDQTILTALFKSKQLSPAEQLSLSLIWNRVDIARSEIFVYGQNWPPGALDQAMMQALQHDRIDFVKLLLENGVSMRKFLSIPRLEELYNTKEGPSNTLGYILRDVRPNIPRGYMYTLHDIGLVINKLMGGAYRSQYTRRRFRVIYTKVMKRSGGHPQHMHRNSCVLSSGNRYYSGSGSKQDSLTMSLLAETLPANRDTPLFDYPFNELLIWAVLTKRQQMALLMWQHGEEALAKALVALKLYKAMAHEAAEDDLETEVYDELRSYGKEFENIALELLDYCYRQDDDQTQQLLTSELQNWSGQTCLSLAVTANHRPLLAHPCSQIILADLWMGGLRTRKNTNLKVVLGLVCPFYITRLEFKSREELQLMPQTQEEHLIALEDEKEDSDSEHGVPTGPDVEKRHRRSLSVRNKSSSQQGAKLSSRKTSIYSVSESVPALISNEHTTTVAKDTIVQENGKVLTDNDDIIHRAYGISSDYYNDIKNSRPLRLKRKLYEFYTAPITKFWANAIAYMIFLVLFSYCILIHMDDHPSLAEIYAIAYICTLGCEKVREIATSEPATLSHKFSVWAWNMWNPCDAAAIIFFQIGLALRLRHSTLDVGRVIYCVDCIYWYLRILNILGVNKYFGPLVTMMGKMVKNMIYFVVLLTVVLMSFGVTRQAILNPNAEPKLRIIRDIFMEPYFMLYGEVYADNIDPDCGDEPGMIPCLPGRWITPAFVTYICW, encoded by the exons ATGGCAATTGGAAGTATTATTTGTGGATCTACCACTCCTAGAGCGAAGAGAAAAAAGGCAAag GCAACTGAACGAAGTTGGATAGAAGCAACTTTTCAAAAGAGGGAATGttcaaaatttattccaaGTGCTGAAGACGAGCATAA GTTTAAACAAGTACAGGGAGATAAGAATGCAGAGTATGATGTGATCACTACTTCCAG ATGTTGTTGTGGATATTCGTATACTCATCACTGCAGAGCTGGTATAGATGTTCAGAGTCATACTGCTAGCAATACCAAAGAAAAAGACCGCGAACAGTGGTCACCTGCCAAAAATACGCGTCCATTTCCAACTGATGCGTATGGCACAATTGAATTTCAAGGTGGACCACATCCAACGAAAGCACAg TATGTAAGGCTAGCTTATGATACAAGACCAGAGCCAATAGTACAGTTATTATGCAGAGAATGGAACTTGGGATTACCTAAGTTATTAATAACTGTACACGGTGGACGCTCTAACTTTGAACTCCAGCCAAGTTTGAAAAAAGTGTTAAGAAAGGGTTTATTGAAAGCTGCAAAGACAACTGGAGCATGGATATTTACAGGGGGAACCAATACAG GTATCACAAGACAAGTGGGAGATGCATTGTTATTAGAAAAATCTCAAAGACAAGGTCGCGTTGTAAGCATAGGTATCGCACCATGGGGAATTTTGGATAAAAGCCACGAGCTTGTAACTCGAGGCGGTGAAGTATCTTACGATTGTCTTTCGTCTCCATG GTCTAAATACGCAGTTTTAAACAATCGACATGCATATTTTTTATTGGTGGATAATGGTACTGGTGGCCGATACGGTGCTGAAATTGTGTTACGTAGAAGATTGGAAAAATACATTtccaatttaaaattacaaccat ATACACACAGCAGTATTCCTGTTGTAGCATTAGTGATCGAAGGAGGAACAAATACAATTCGTTCAGTTTTGGAGTATGTCACAGATGTTCCTCCAGTTCCTGTAGTAGTTTGTGATGGTTCAGGTCGAGCTGCTGATCTCATCGCCTTTATGCATAA ATATGCATCtgaaggagaaggagaaaatGGAGAAAACGAGGGACCATTAGAGAGTATGAGAGAACATCTTTTAGATACGATCAAGCGCACCTTTAAAGTAACTGCTGAACAAGCATCTCAATTGTATTCTGAACTTTTACAGTGTACACGTAAGAAGCACTtg ATAACAGTATTTAGAATAACTCAAGATCGTCCTCAAGAGCTGGATCAAACAATATTGACAGCTTTGTTTAAATCTAAGCAGTTGTCTCCTGCTGAACAGCTGTCTTTGTCTTTGATCTGGAATAGAGTGGATATAGCACGTAGCGAAATATTTGTTTATGGACAAAATTGGCCACCAGGTGCTTTAGATCAAGCCATGATGCAAGCATTGCAACATGATAGAATTGATTTTGTAAAACTCCTCTTGGAGAATGGGGTTTCTATGCGTAAATTCTTATCGATTCCACGGCTTGAAGAATTATATAATACC AAAGAAGGTCCTTCAAACACACTGGGCTACATTCTTCGCGATGTACGACCAAATATTCCACGTGGGTACATGTACACGTTACATGACATTGGTCTtgtgataaataaattaatgggTGGGGCATATCGTTCCCAGTACACTCGGAGAAGGTTTCGCGTGATCTATACTAAAGTAATGAAGAGATCCGGAGGGCATCCTCAGCATATGCATCGAAATAGTTGCGTTTTAAGCAGCGGCAATCGCTATTATTCAGGATCTGGTAGCAAACAAGATAGTTTAACAATGAGTTTGCTTGCTGAGACTTTACCAGCTAATCGTGATACTCCACTTTTTGATTATCCTTTCAATGAATTACTTATTTGGGCTGTGTTGACGAAACGTCAGCAAATGGCTTTACTGATGTGGCAACATGGTGAGGAAGCTCTAGCGAAAGCACTTGTCGCCCTTAAGTTATACAAAGCGATGGCACATGAAGCTGCTGAAGACGATCTTGAAACGGAAGTCTACGACGAACTACGAAGCTATGGGAAAGAATTCGAAAACATTG CCTTGGAATTGCTAGATTATTGTTACCGCCAGGATGACGATCAGACTCAACAATTATTAACTTCTGAACTTCAAAACTGGTCCGGTCAGACGTGTCTTTCGTTAGCAGTCACTGCTAATCATCGTCCACTTTTGGCACATCCTTGTAGTCAGATCATTTTAGCGGATCTGTGGATGGGTGGTCTTCGTAcaagaaaaaatacaaatttaaag GTTGTACTTGGATTAGTTTGTCCTTTTTACATAACACGTTTGGAATTCAAAAGTCGTGAGGAATTACAATTGATGCCTCAAACTCAAGAAGAACATTTGATCGCTCTTGAAGATGAGAAGGAAGATAGCGATTCAGAGCACGGCGTTCCAACTGGCCCAGACGTCGAG AAACGTCATCGCAGGAGCCTGAGTGTACGCAACAAATCCAGCAGCCAACAAGGCGCTAAG TTATCATCAAGGAAAACTTCTATTTATTCAGTATCGGAATCCGTACCG GCTTTGATCAGCAATGAGCATACTACAACTGTAGCAAAGGATACAATTGTACAAGAGAATGGTAAAGTGTTGACAGACAATGATGATATTATTCATCGCGCATATGGTATTTCATCTGACTACTACAATGACATAAAAAATAGCAGGCCACTGAGGCtgaagagaaaattatatgaattttaTACAGCTCCTATCACAAAATTTTGGGCAAATGCT ATAGCATATATGATTTTTTTGGTTCTCTTTTCATATTGCATTCTCATACACATGGATGATCATCCATCATTGGCAGAGATTTATGCGATCGCATACATTTGCACGTTAGGATGTGAAAAAGTACGAGAAATTGCCACCTCCGAACCAGCCACTCTTTCTCATAAATTTAGTGTATGGGCATGGAATATGTGGAATCCATGTGATGCAGCagctattattttttttcaaattggTCTGGCCTTACGTTTACGGCATTCTACTCTTGACGTTGGTCGTGTCATTTACTGTGTTGATTGTATTTATTGGTACTTAAGGATATTAAATATCCTTGGTGTAAATAAGTACTTTG GTCCGTTAGTTACCATGATGGGAAAAATGGtgaaaaatatgatatacTTTGTGGTACTTTTAACAGTTGTATTAATGAGTTTTGGAGTCACTCGACAAGCAATATTGAATCCAAATGCTGAACCCAAATTAAGAATCATAAGAGAT ATATTCATGGAGCCTTACTTTATGTTGTACGGGGAGGTATATGCAGACAACATAGACCCTGATTGTGGAGACGAGCCAGGAATGATTCCCTGCCTACCAGGGCGCTGGATCACACCTGCT TTTGTCACATATATCTGCTGGTGA